The genomic DNA AACGACGCCGTTCGGGCTCCGCTATCCACAGTGTGTGGAAGGGCTCGTGCACAGATTCAATCTCTGGCGTGTTGTCGGCGTCCGGCGTGTCGCCGGTCGGCAGATGCGGCGTCCTCAGGTGACGGCTCGCACGTGCCCCTGTGGCCACTCTCATGGCGTTCGTTCACCGCGATGCGCGGATGCTTGCGCGGAACCTCAACCCTGACATATGAACGTGCCATGGGCACATCCACGTTGGTCGCCGAGACCGCACAGTTCACCGTCCGCACCATCAGCGTTTCTGAGATGCACAACAACGTTTACCTCATCACGTCCCGCGGCACGGGGCGCCAGGTGCTGATTGACGCGGCCGACGACGTCGAGGCGATTGGGCGGCTGCGCCGCGAGAGCGCTGAGGACACCCAACAGTCCGTGCAGCTCGAGTGGATTCTCACGACCCACCAGCACTGGGATCACGTGCGCGCCCTGCGCGCTGTGGCCGAGGACTCGGGTGCCCGCATCGCCGCAGGAGCAGACGACGCCGACGCGATCGCCGAGGCCGAATCGGTCACGATGGACCGTCACCTCATCCACGGCGAGCGGATCTCGAGCGGAGACCTCACGCTGGACTGTGTCCATCTGCGCGGGCACACTCCCGGGTCCATCGCCTACGTGCTCACCGAGGGACTCGAACGTCCCCTGATCTTTAGCGGTGACGCCCTCTTCCCGGGAGGTGTGGGCAATACCTGGGGAGATCCGGAGCGTTTCGCCCAGTTGCTGGGCGATGTCACCGAACGCCTGTTCGGCGTGTACGACGACGCCACCGTGCTCCCCGGGCATGGCGCCGGAACCACCCTCGAGGCCGAGCGCGGGCAGTTACCCGCGTGGAAGGCCCGCGGCTGGTAAGCGCGCTGCTGCACGACGGACCCCACGGGTCACCTGCGGCGGATAGGGTGGAGGCATCATGAATCTCATCGATCTGTTGCCGACCGGACAGCGCGGGGCTACTCCCGAATCGACCTACGAAGCCTTCATCCGTTGGGTCGAAGATCGGGGCATCGAACTGTATCCCGCCCAGGACGAGGCCGCGATGGAGATCGTCCAAGGGCACAACGTCATTCTGGCGACGCCGACGGGCTCGGGGAAGTCGTTGGT from Zhihengliuella flava includes the following:
- a CDS encoding MBL fold metallo-hydrolase; protein product: MGTSTLVAETAQFTVRTISVSEMHNNVYLITSRGTGRQVLIDAADDVEAIGRLRRESAEDTQQSVQLEWILTTHQHWDHVRALRAVAEDSGARIAAGADDADAIAEAESVTMDRHLIHGERISSGDLTLDCVHLRGHTPGSIAYVLTEGLERPLIFSGDALFPGGVGNTWGDPERFAQLLGDVTERLFGVYDDATVLPGHGAGTTLEAERGQLPAWKARGW